The proteins below come from a single Sander vitreus isolate 19-12246 chromosome 15, sanVit1, whole genome shotgun sequence genomic window:
- the mylk5 gene encoding myosin light chain kinase, smooth muscle isoform X1, with translation MNSNGSKQRYVSTFTMHIKPPGASSVPGNGPGTIDTTSDTATGYVNLSSSKRLDPPAFIEPLQDCCVDEGNDFTLRGVLTGSQPIKVWWLHNGEVARFGNPIFNGREMSFVVRECLPEDAGAYTCLAENSAGKTSCCAAVFVRDFETICGVQNRVSNIPTSASKSSVENGSSPQSPKDKLQKFRGSICTSPTGSDKLSPVSTPKEVIPKKRANSGTGSALHFENPPQHLEAKVGQAARVTCFFAGSPPVVSCWIRNKEQIVDGPELWSENTDRSSTLVIAEAKPQHTGRYTVVVKDRKSSAQHTLTVSVIERPQPPASCPVISLVSATSLVLSWSGPCYDGGSAILGYVVEVKSQGSVEPGDWSELTAQCKSTSYRVCSGLQHQQEYLFRVRAYNAVGVSEPGPVSPVVRMEQQDKPQEEEAPQTFCCVSIDSSHKVTDHYILQEKLGMGKFGLVFKLSHKETGRVCAGKFYKGRRAKEREAARKEIELMNFLHHPKLVQCLAAYDHKPEMVMVMEFIAGGELFERIVDDSFEHTEPASVRYMQQILKGIGFMHQQSIVHLDLKPENIVCVDTHGTSIKIIDFGLASRLDENTPLKVMHGTPEFVAPEVINYEPVFLTTDMWSIGVICYILLSGESPFQGNSDAETLALVTAAQWEFDEESFDEITDEAKNFISSLLNKDARQRMTCEEALAHPWMTFDSKALATTKSLSKDKMKRFLARQKWKKTGKALLALKRMALLSKSDSSVSPTSPAEDLPLSPEAEHALLSLEHKLQGPPQFTQGLEDQTVAQGSSARLSCHLTGYPDPEVVWLCGKEPVVESPTVQIEYEDDGRCTLVLAKVGPEDTNVYTCTATNDHGEECCSAKLIVQE, from the exons atgaacagtAATGGCAGCAAACAGCGTTATGTGTCAACCTTCACGATGCACATCAAGCCGCCCGGTGCATCGTCTGTACCAGGGAATGGGCCAGGAACTATTGACACCACTTCAGATACTGCCACAG GGTATGTTAACCTCTCCTCTAGTAAACGTCTGGATCCCCCTGCCTTCATAGAGCCACTGCAGGACTGCTGCGTGGACGAAGGAAATGACTTCACACTGCGGGGAGTTCTCACTGGAAGTCAGCCAATCAAAGTGTGGTGGTTGCACAATG GTGAAGTGGCTCGTTTTGGGAATCCCATCTTCAATGGCAGGGAGATGAGTTTTGTGGTGAGGGAGTGCTTGCCAGAAGACGCGGGCGCCTACACGTGTTTGGCAGAAAACAGTGCAGGGAAGACATCCTGCTGCGCTGCTGTGTTCGTCAGAG ACTTTGAAACTATCTGCGGTGTGCAGAATCGTGTCTCAAATATCCCGACTTCTGCATCCAAGAGCAGTGTGGAGAATGGAAGTTCACCCCAGTCTCCCAAAGACAAGCTACAGAAGTTCAGAGGATCTATTTGTACTTCCCCTACAGGCTCTGATAAGCTCAGCCCAGTCTCAACTCCAAAAG AAGTCATCCCAAAGAAGAGAGCCAACTCGGGGACAG gttcagcattacattttgaaaaccCTCCACAGCACCTCGAGGCGAAGGTGGGACAAGCTGCCCGTGTGACGTGTTTTTTCGCCGGCAGTCCTCCTGTAGTGTCGTGTTGGATCAGAAACAAAGAGCAG ATAGTGGATGGTCCAGAGCTGTGGTCAGAAAATACAGATCGGAGTAGTACACTGGTCATAGCAGAGGCAAAACCACAGCACACAGGCCGCTACACTGTTGTAGTGAAGGACCGCAAGAGCTCAGCACAACACACGCTCACCGTCTCTGTCATAG AGAGGCCTCAGCCTCCAGCCTCCTGTCCCGTGATCTCCCTCGTCTCTGCCACCAGCCTTGTGCTATCCTGGTCGGGCCCCTGCTACGACGGCGGCAGTGCCATCTTGGGTTATGTGGTCGAGGTAAAGAGCCAAGGAAGTGTTGAGCCTGGGGATTGGAGCGAGCTCACTGCCCAGTGTAAGAGTACCTCATACAGAGTGTGTTCTGGGCTGCAGCATCAACAGGAATACTTGTTTCGAGTAAGGGCTTACAACGCAGTAGGAGTAAGTGAGCCAGGACCAGTGTCACCAGTGGTTAGGATGGAGCAGCAAG ACAAACCACAAGAAGAAGAGGCCCCTCAAACATTTTGCTGTGTCTCTATTGACTCATCACATAAAGTCACAGATCACTACATTTTGCAGGAGAAACTGGGAAT GGGAAAGTTTGGCCTGGTGTTCAAGCTAAGCCACAAAGAGACAGGACGTGTGTGTGCTGGGAAGTTCTACAAAGGCCGACGTGCCAAGGAGAGAGAGGCTGCTCGTAAAGAGATAGAGTTGATGAACTTCCTCCACCACCCCAAACTGGTTCAGTGTCTCGCTGCATACGATCATAAGCCTGAGATGGTCATGGTAATGGAGTT TATCGCAGGCGGGGAACTGTTTGAACGTATTGTGGACGACAGCTTTGAGCACACTGAGCCTGCCAGTGTGCGCTACATGCAGCAGATCCTGAAAGGGATTGGCTTCATGCATCAGCAGAGCATCGTCCACCTGGACCTCAAACCTgaaaacattgtgtgtgttgaCACCCATGGCACCTCCATAAAGATCATTGACTTCGGATTAGCCAGCAGGCTCG ATGAAAACACACCTCTGAAGGTGATGCATGGGACTCCAGAGTTTGTGGCACCTGAAGTGATCAACTATGAGCCTGTGTTTTTGACCACTGACATGTGGAGCATAGGAGTCATCTGCTACATACT ACTGAGTGGTGAATCTCCATTCCAGGGTAACAGCGATGCAGAGACCCTCGCCTTGGTCACAGCTGCCCAGTGGGAGTTTGATGAGGAGAGCTTTGATGAGATTACCGACGAGGCCAAAAATTTCATCAGCTCCCTGCTTAACAAGGACGCCAG GCAGAGGATGACCTGTGAAGAGGCACTTGCCCACCCTTGGATGACATTTGACTCTAAAGCTCTGGCCACCACCAAGAGTCTGTCCAAGGATAAGATGAAGAGGTTTCTAGCCAGGCAGAAGTGGAAG aaaacGGGTAAGGCCTTGTTAGCCCTGAAGAGAATGGCTCTACTGTCTAAAAGTGACAGctctgtatctcctaccagCCCTGCAGAAG ATTTACCCCTGAGCCCGGAGGCAGAGCATGCCTTGCTGTCTCTGGAGCACAAGTTGCAGGGGCCACCCCAGTTCACCCAGGGCCTGGAGGACCAGACAGTGGCTCAGGGATCCAGTGCCCGTCTCTCATGTCACCTCACAG GTTACCCTGACCCAGAGGTGGTGTGGCTGTGTGGTAAAGAGCCCGTGGTGGAGTCACCCACAGTGCAGATAGAGTACGAGGACGATGGCCGCTGCACCCTGGTCTTAGCTAAAGTTGGCCCAGAGGACACCAATGTTTACACCTGTACAGCCACCAATGACCACGGGGAGGAATGCTGCTCAGCCAAACTCATTGTTCAAGAGTAG
- the mylk5 gene encoding myosin light chain kinase, smooth muscle isoform X3: MNSNGSKQRYVSTFTMHIKPPGASSVPGNGPGTIDTTSDTATGEVARFGNPIFNGREMSFVVRECLPEDAGAYTCLAENSAGKTSCCAAVFVRDFETICGVQNRVSNIPTSASKSSVENGSSPQSPKDKLQKFRGSICTSPTGSDKLSPVSTPKEVIPKKRANSGTGSALHFENPPQHLEAKVGQAARVTCFFAGSPPVVSCWIRNKEQIVDGPELWSENTDRSSTLVIAEAKPQHTGRYTVVVKDRKSSAQHTLTVSVIERPQPPASCPVISLVSATSLVLSWSGPCYDGGSAILGYVVEVKSQGSVEPGDWSELTAQCKSTSYRVCSGLQHQQEYLFRVRAYNAVGVSEPGPVSPVVRMEQQDKPQEEEAPQTFCCVSIDSSHKVTDHYILQEKLGMGKFGLVFKLSHKETGRVCAGKFYKGRRAKEREAARKEIELMNFLHHPKLVQCLAAYDHKPEMVMVMEFIAGGELFERIVDDSFEHTEPASVRYMQQILKGIGFMHQQSIVHLDLKPENIVCVDTHGTSIKIIDFGLASRLDENTPLKVMHGTPEFVAPEVINYEPVFLTTDMWSIGVICYILLSGESPFQGNSDAETLALVTAAQWEFDEESFDEITDEAKNFISSLLNKDARQRMTCEEALAHPWMTFDSKALATTKSLSKDKMKRFLARQKWKKTGKALLALKRMALLSKSDSSVSPTSPAEDLPLSPEAEHALLSLEHKLQGPPQFTQGLEDQTVAQGSSARLSCHLTGYPDPEVVWLCGKEPVVESPTVQIEYEDDGRCTLVLAKVGPEDTNVYTCTATNDHGEECCSAKLIVQE; this comes from the exons atgaacagtAATGGCAGCAAACAGCGTTATGTGTCAACCTTCACGATGCACATCAAGCCGCCCGGTGCATCGTCTGTACCAGGGAATGGGCCAGGAACTATTGACACCACTTCAGATACTGCCACAG GTGAAGTGGCTCGTTTTGGGAATCCCATCTTCAATGGCAGGGAGATGAGTTTTGTGGTGAGGGAGTGCTTGCCAGAAGACGCGGGCGCCTACACGTGTTTGGCAGAAAACAGTGCAGGGAAGACATCCTGCTGCGCTGCTGTGTTCGTCAGAG ACTTTGAAACTATCTGCGGTGTGCAGAATCGTGTCTCAAATATCCCGACTTCTGCATCCAAGAGCAGTGTGGAGAATGGAAGTTCACCCCAGTCTCCCAAAGACAAGCTACAGAAGTTCAGAGGATCTATTTGTACTTCCCCTACAGGCTCTGATAAGCTCAGCCCAGTCTCAACTCCAAAAG AAGTCATCCCAAAGAAGAGAGCCAACTCGGGGACAG gttcagcattacattttgaaaaccCTCCACAGCACCTCGAGGCGAAGGTGGGACAAGCTGCCCGTGTGACGTGTTTTTTCGCCGGCAGTCCTCCTGTAGTGTCGTGTTGGATCAGAAACAAAGAGCAG ATAGTGGATGGTCCAGAGCTGTGGTCAGAAAATACAGATCGGAGTAGTACACTGGTCATAGCAGAGGCAAAACCACAGCACACAGGCCGCTACACTGTTGTAGTGAAGGACCGCAAGAGCTCAGCACAACACACGCTCACCGTCTCTGTCATAG AGAGGCCTCAGCCTCCAGCCTCCTGTCCCGTGATCTCCCTCGTCTCTGCCACCAGCCTTGTGCTATCCTGGTCGGGCCCCTGCTACGACGGCGGCAGTGCCATCTTGGGTTATGTGGTCGAGGTAAAGAGCCAAGGAAGTGTTGAGCCTGGGGATTGGAGCGAGCTCACTGCCCAGTGTAAGAGTACCTCATACAGAGTGTGTTCTGGGCTGCAGCATCAACAGGAATACTTGTTTCGAGTAAGGGCTTACAACGCAGTAGGAGTAAGTGAGCCAGGACCAGTGTCACCAGTGGTTAGGATGGAGCAGCAAG ACAAACCACAAGAAGAAGAGGCCCCTCAAACATTTTGCTGTGTCTCTATTGACTCATCACATAAAGTCACAGATCACTACATTTTGCAGGAGAAACTGGGAAT GGGAAAGTTTGGCCTGGTGTTCAAGCTAAGCCACAAAGAGACAGGACGTGTGTGTGCTGGGAAGTTCTACAAAGGCCGACGTGCCAAGGAGAGAGAGGCTGCTCGTAAAGAGATAGAGTTGATGAACTTCCTCCACCACCCCAAACTGGTTCAGTGTCTCGCTGCATACGATCATAAGCCTGAGATGGTCATGGTAATGGAGTT TATCGCAGGCGGGGAACTGTTTGAACGTATTGTGGACGACAGCTTTGAGCACACTGAGCCTGCCAGTGTGCGCTACATGCAGCAGATCCTGAAAGGGATTGGCTTCATGCATCAGCAGAGCATCGTCCACCTGGACCTCAAACCTgaaaacattgtgtgtgttgaCACCCATGGCACCTCCATAAAGATCATTGACTTCGGATTAGCCAGCAGGCTCG ATGAAAACACACCTCTGAAGGTGATGCATGGGACTCCAGAGTTTGTGGCACCTGAAGTGATCAACTATGAGCCTGTGTTTTTGACCACTGACATGTGGAGCATAGGAGTCATCTGCTACATACT ACTGAGTGGTGAATCTCCATTCCAGGGTAACAGCGATGCAGAGACCCTCGCCTTGGTCACAGCTGCCCAGTGGGAGTTTGATGAGGAGAGCTTTGATGAGATTACCGACGAGGCCAAAAATTTCATCAGCTCCCTGCTTAACAAGGACGCCAG GCAGAGGATGACCTGTGAAGAGGCACTTGCCCACCCTTGGATGACATTTGACTCTAAAGCTCTGGCCACCACCAAGAGTCTGTCCAAGGATAAGATGAAGAGGTTTCTAGCCAGGCAGAAGTGGAAG aaaacGGGTAAGGCCTTGTTAGCCCTGAAGAGAATGGCTCTACTGTCTAAAAGTGACAGctctgtatctcctaccagCCCTGCAGAAG ATTTACCCCTGAGCCCGGAGGCAGAGCATGCCTTGCTGTCTCTGGAGCACAAGTTGCAGGGGCCACCCCAGTTCACCCAGGGCCTGGAGGACCAGACAGTGGCTCAGGGATCCAGTGCCCGTCTCTCATGTCACCTCACAG GTTACCCTGACCCAGAGGTGGTGTGGCTGTGTGGTAAAGAGCCCGTGGTGGAGTCACCCACAGTGCAGATAGAGTACGAGGACGATGGCCGCTGCACCCTGGTCTTAGCTAAAGTTGGCCCAGAGGACACCAATGTTTACACCTGTACAGCCACCAATGACCACGGGGAGGAATGCTGCTCAGCCAAACTCATTGTTCAAGAGTAG
- the mylk5 gene encoding myosin light chain kinase, smooth muscle isoform X2: MNSNGSKQRYVSTFTMHIKPPGASSVPGNGPGTIDTTSDTATGYVNLSSSKRLDPPAFIEPLQDCCVDEGNDFTLRGVLTGSQPIKVWWLHNGEVARFGNPIFNGREMSFVVRECLPEDAGAYTCLAENSAGKTSCCAAVFVRDFETICGVQNRVSNIPTSASKSSVENGSSPQSPKDKLQKFRGSICTSPTGSDKLSPVSTPKEVIPKKRANSGTGSALHFENPPQHLEAKVGQAARVTCFFAGSPPVVSCWIRNKEQIVDGPELWSENTDRSSTLVIAEAKPQHTGRYTVVVKDRKSSAQHTLTVSVIERPQPPASCPVISLVSATSLVLSWSGPCYDGGSAILGYVVEVKSQGSVEPGDWSELTAQCKSTSYRVCSGLQHQQEYLFRVRAYNAVGVSEPGPVSPVVRMEQQDKPQEEEAPQTFCCVSIDSSHKVTDHYILQEKLGMGKFGLVFKLSHKETGRVCAGKFYKGRRAKEREAARKEIELMNFLHHPKLVQCLAAYDHKPEMVMVMEFIAGGELFERIVDDSFEHTEPASVRYMQQILKGIGFMHQQSIVHLDLKPENIVCVDTHGTSIKIIDFGLASRLDENTPLKVMHGTPEFVAPEVINYEPVFLTTDMWSIGVICYILLSGESPFQGNSDAETLALVTAAQWEFDEESFDEITDEAKNFISSLLNKDARQRMTCEEALAHPWMTFDSKALATTKSLSKDKMKRFLARQKWKKTGKALLALKRMALLSKSDSSVSPTSPAEDLPLSPEAEHALLSLEHKLQGPPQFTQGLEDQTVAQGSSARLSCHLTDVLLFNLKVTLTQRWCGCVVKSPWWSHPQCR; the protein is encoded by the exons atgaacagtAATGGCAGCAAACAGCGTTATGTGTCAACCTTCACGATGCACATCAAGCCGCCCGGTGCATCGTCTGTACCAGGGAATGGGCCAGGAACTATTGACACCACTTCAGATACTGCCACAG GGTATGTTAACCTCTCCTCTAGTAAACGTCTGGATCCCCCTGCCTTCATAGAGCCACTGCAGGACTGCTGCGTGGACGAAGGAAATGACTTCACACTGCGGGGAGTTCTCACTGGAAGTCAGCCAATCAAAGTGTGGTGGTTGCACAATG GTGAAGTGGCTCGTTTTGGGAATCCCATCTTCAATGGCAGGGAGATGAGTTTTGTGGTGAGGGAGTGCTTGCCAGAAGACGCGGGCGCCTACACGTGTTTGGCAGAAAACAGTGCAGGGAAGACATCCTGCTGCGCTGCTGTGTTCGTCAGAG ACTTTGAAACTATCTGCGGTGTGCAGAATCGTGTCTCAAATATCCCGACTTCTGCATCCAAGAGCAGTGTGGAGAATGGAAGTTCACCCCAGTCTCCCAAAGACAAGCTACAGAAGTTCAGAGGATCTATTTGTACTTCCCCTACAGGCTCTGATAAGCTCAGCCCAGTCTCAACTCCAAAAG AAGTCATCCCAAAGAAGAGAGCCAACTCGGGGACAG gttcagcattacattttgaaaaccCTCCACAGCACCTCGAGGCGAAGGTGGGACAAGCTGCCCGTGTGACGTGTTTTTTCGCCGGCAGTCCTCCTGTAGTGTCGTGTTGGATCAGAAACAAAGAGCAG ATAGTGGATGGTCCAGAGCTGTGGTCAGAAAATACAGATCGGAGTAGTACACTGGTCATAGCAGAGGCAAAACCACAGCACACAGGCCGCTACACTGTTGTAGTGAAGGACCGCAAGAGCTCAGCACAACACACGCTCACCGTCTCTGTCATAG AGAGGCCTCAGCCTCCAGCCTCCTGTCCCGTGATCTCCCTCGTCTCTGCCACCAGCCTTGTGCTATCCTGGTCGGGCCCCTGCTACGACGGCGGCAGTGCCATCTTGGGTTATGTGGTCGAGGTAAAGAGCCAAGGAAGTGTTGAGCCTGGGGATTGGAGCGAGCTCACTGCCCAGTGTAAGAGTACCTCATACAGAGTGTGTTCTGGGCTGCAGCATCAACAGGAATACTTGTTTCGAGTAAGGGCTTACAACGCAGTAGGAGTAAGTGAGCCAGGACCAGTGTCACCAGTGGTTAGGATGGAGCAGCAAG ACAAACCACAAGAAGAAGAGGCCCCTCAAACATTTTGCTGTGTCTCTATTGACTCATCACATAAAGTCACAGATCACTACATTTTGCAGGAGAAACTGGGAAT GGGAAAGTTTGGCCTGGTGTTCAAGCTAAGCCACAAAGAGACAGGACGTGTGTGTGCTGGGAAGTTCTACAAAGGCCGACGTGCCAAGGAGAGAGAGGCTGCTCGTAAAGAGATAGAGTTGATGAACTTCCTCCACCACCCCAAACTGGTTCAGTGTCTCGCTGCATACGATCATAAGCCTGAGATGGTCATGGTAATGGAGTT TATCGCAGGCGGGGAACTGTTTGAACGTATTGTGGACGACAGCTTTGAGCACACTGAGCCTGCCAGTGTGCGCTACATGCAGCAGATCCTGAAAGGGATTGGCTTCATGCATCAGCAGAGCATCGTCCACCTGGACCTCAAACCTgaaaacattgtgtgtgttgaCACCCATGGCACCTCCATAAAGATCATTGACTTCGGATTAGCCAGCAGGCTCG ATGAAAACACACCTCTGAAGGTGATGCATGGGACTCCAGAGTTTGTGGCACCTGAAGTGATCAACTATGAGCCTGTGTTTTTGACCACTGACATGTGGAGCATAGGAGTCATCTGCTACATACT ACTGAGTGGTGAATCTCCATTCCAGGGTAACAGCGATGCAGAGACCCTCGCCTTGGTCACAGCTGCCCAGTGGGAGTTTGATGAGGAGAGCTTTGATGAGATTACCGACGAGGCCAAAAATTTCATCAGCTCCCTGCTTAACAAGGACGCCAG GCAGAGGATGACCTGTGAAGAGGCACTTGCCCACCCTTGGATGACATTTGACTCTAAAGCTCTGGCCACCACCAAGAGTCTGTCCAAGGATAAGATGAAGAGGTTTCTAGCCAGGCAGAAGTGGAAG aaaacGGGTAAGGCCTTGTTAGCCCTGAAGAGAATGGCTCTACTGTCTAAAAGTGACAGctctgtatctcctaccagCCCTGCAGAAG ATTTACCCCTGAGCCCGGAGGCAGAGCATGCCTTGCTGTCTCTGGAGCACAAGTTGCAGGGGCCACCCCAGTTCACCCAGGGCCTGGAGGACCAGACAGTGGCTCAGGGATCCAGTGCCCGTCTCTCATGTCACCTCACAG ATGTTCTGCTTTTTAACCTGAAGGTTACCCTGACCCAGAGGTGGTGTGGCTGTGTGGTAAAGAGCCCGTGGTGGAGTCACCCACAGTGCAGATAG